One segment of Ficedula albicollis isolate OC2 chromosome 2, FicAlb1.5, whole genome shotgun sequence DNA contains the following:
- the DPY19L4 gene encoding probable C-mannosyltransferase DPY19L4: MSSGAADLRQRKKQNCTESDKMAPEEKSKENSKLGRSPKYMLVQRFAKLFFGCLAAVTSGMMYAVYLSTYHERKFWFSSRQELEREITFQGDSAIYYSFYKEMLKAPSFERGVYELTHNNKTVSLKTINAVQQMTLYPELIASVLYQASGSEEVIEPVYFYIGIVFGLQGIYVTALFVTSWVMSGTWLAGMLTVAWFIINRTDTTRIDYSIPSRENWALPYFACQVAALTGYLKKNLNCSAEKFCYLLVNASTYTFVMMWEYSHYLLFVQAVSLFLLDSFALAQTEKVHEVYRIYLFSLIVGYLLQFENSALLVSPLLSLVVALMLSKSLQMNMKKSTFVSRLLKIMYIYLVLTVAVTLNFLLKMFIPHKENEHLLKFIEVKLGLNTTKNFTMNWLLCQESLQAPSQDFFLRLTQSSLLPFYILVLIICFFSVTQVIFKRICGEPLKETVKLEDGRIGERPEIVYHVIHTILLGCLAMCLEGLKYLWTPYVCMLAAFGVCSPELWMTLFKWLRLKAVHPILLALILSMAVPTIIGFSLWKEFFPRIMTELTELQEFYDPDTVELMTWIKRQAPVAAVFAGSPQLMGVIKLCTGWMVSSLPLYNDDDLLKRNENIYQIYSKRSAEDIYKILTSYKANFLVIEDSICNEVGPVRGCRVKDLLDIANGHVVCEEGDNYAYSKYGRFCHEIKMNYSPYVNYFTRVYWNRSYFVYRINTVISFQS, translated from the exons atgtcttcaggGGCGGCAGACCTGCgacagaggaagaaacaaaactgcaCAGAATCTGACAAAATGGCTCCtgaggagaaaagcaaagaaaattcaaagcTGGGAAGGTCGCCAAAAT ATATGTTAGTCCAGCGTTTTGCGAAGCTTTTCTTTGGCTGTCTCGCGGCAGTCACCAGTGGAATGATGTATGCTGTGTACCTCTCAACATATCATGAACGGAAATTCTGGTTTTCCAGCAGGCAG gaacTTGAACGAGAAATTACATTTCAGGGTGACAGTGCCATTTATTACTCATTCTATAAAGAAATGCTAAAGGCTCCTTCCTTTGAAAGAG gTGTTTATGAGTTGACACACAACAATAAGACAGTATCACTGAAGACCATAAATGCTGTCCAGCAAATGACTTTGTATCCAGAGTTGATTGCCAGTGTTTTATATCAAGCATCTGGTAGCGAA GAAGTTATTGAACCAGTGTATTTCTACATTGGTATAGTTTTTGGACTGCAGGGAATTTATGTGACTGCATTGTTTGTAACCAGTTGGGTTATGAGTGGGACTTGGCTGGCAGGAATGCTGACTGTAGCATGGTTCATTATTAACAG GACAGATACAACAAGAATTGATTACTCCATACCATCAAGAGAAAATTGGGCTTTGCCTTATTTTGCATGTCAAGTAGCAGCTCTCACAGGCTATTTAAAAAAGAACCTGAACTGTTCTGCTGAG aaattTTGTTATCTTTTGGTGAATGCCTCAACATATACCTTTGTGATGATGTGGGAATACAGTCATTATCTCCTGTTTGTCCAggctgtttctcttttcctgctaGACAGCTTTGCCCTGGCACAGACAGAGAAG gTGCACGAGGTATACAGAATCTACCTGTTTTCTCTCATTGTGGGGTACCTGCTGCAGTTTGAAAATTCAGCCTTGCTAGTGTCACCATTACTGAGTCTTGTGGTAGCTTTAATGCTCTCTAAATCCCTTCAG atgaatatgaaaaaaagtacatttgtGTCAAGATTGCTGAAAATAATGTATATTTATTTGGTACTTACAGTAGCAGTGACACTAAACTTCTTATTAAAG atgtTCATTCCTCATaaagaaaatgagcatttgCTGAAGTTCATTGAAGTAAAACTTGGCTTAAACACAACTAA GAATTTTACAATGAATTGGCTCCTTTGTCAAGAATCTCTTCAGGCACCCTCCCAAGACTTTTTTTTGCGACTAACACAGTCATCACTGTtgcctttttatattttagtattaattatctgctttttttctgtaactcaggtcatttttaaaagaatttg TGGTGAACCACTGAAAGAGACAGTTAAACTTGAGGATGGTCGAATTGGAGAGAGGCCAGAAATAGTTTATCATGTAATTCACACAATTTTGCTTGGCTGTCTAGCGATGTGTTTGGAAGG ATTGAAATATCTATGGACACCTTATGTTTGCATGCTTGCTGCATTTGGTGTGTGCTCTCCTGAACTTTGGATGACACTTTTCAAGTGGCTTCGACTGAAAGCTGTGCACCCAATACTGCTG GCTCTTATTCTGAGTATGGCAGTTCCCACTATAATTGGATTCAGCTTGTGGAAAGAG TTTTTCCCTAGAATAATGACAGAGCTTACAGAACTGCAAGAATTCTATGATCCTGATACAGTAGAACTTATGACATGGATAAA ACGACaggctcctgtggctgcagtgtTTGCAGGCAGCCCACAGCTCATGGGTGTGATTAAGCTCTGTACAGGATGGATGGTGTCGAGCTTGCCTTTGTATAATGATGATgatcttctgaaaagaaatgagaat ATTTATCAAATCTATTCAAAGAGGTCAGCAGAGGATATTTATAAGATACTCACATCTTACAAGGCCAACTTTCTGGTTATTGAAGATTCAATTTGCAATGAAGTGGGACCTGTAAGAGGATGTAGAGTTAAAGATCTGTTGGATATTGCTAATGGTCAT